The following proteins come from a genomic window of Microbacterium lemovicicum:
- a CDS encoding ABC transporter permease, whose translation MAAVDTPRDGWLRRLLSLSTGRFGVAVVLLIALTALIALFWTPFSPTTTDISARWAGPSWPHLLGTDGSGRDILSLLMAGARTTVFVAVGAGVIATVIGIALAGLGALTVRWVRESVAVLVDILIAFPVLIIATMIAAVWGRSLWVVIWAVGIGFGVNIARVTRPELRRVLHTDFVLAGRAVGLTPLQNLVRHLLPNVAPVFIVQLSWAMAVAVLAEAGLSYLGFGASLTDPSWGLLLSDLQRYIGVYPLSVVWPGLAITLTVLGFNLLGDGLREATDPTLSRHRATARTHVPGVVA comes from the coding sequence ATGGCCGCCGTCGATACGCCCCGCGACGGCTGGCTCCGTCGCCTGCTGTCGCTGTCGACGGGTCGGTTCGGCGTCGCCGTCGTGCTGCTCATCGCGCTGACCGCCCTCATCGCCCTCTTCTGGACGCCGTTCTCCCCCACCACGACCGACATCTCCGCCCGCTGGGCGGGGCCGAGCTGGCCGCACCTGCTCGGCACGGACGGGTCGGGCCGCGACATCCTGAGCCTTCTCATGGCCGGCGCGCGCACCACCGTGTTCGTCGCGGTCGGCGCGGGGGTGATCGCCACGGTCATCGGCATCGCGCTGGCGGGCCTCGGCGCGCTGACGGTGCGCTGGGTGCGGGAGTCCGTCGCGGTGCTCGTCGACATCCTCATCGCCTTCCCGGTGCTCATCATCGCCACGATGATCGCCGCGGTGTGGGGCCGCTCGCTGTGGGTGGTCATCTGGGCGGTCGGCATCGGCTTCGGCGTGAACATCGCCCGCGTCACGCGGCCGGAACTGCGGCGCGTGCTGCACACCGACTTCGTGCTGGCCGGACGTGCCGTCGGGCTCACTCCCCTGCAGAACCTGGTGCGTCACCTGCTGCCCAACGTCGCGCCGGTCTTCATCGTGCAGCTCTCGTGGGCGATGGCCGTCGCGGTGCTCGCCGAAGCGGGCCTGTCGTACCTGGGCTTCGGGGCCTCGCTCACCGACCCGTCGTGGGGGCTGCTGCTGTCGGACCTGCAGCGCTACATCGGCGTGTACCCGCTGTCGGTCGTCTGGCCGGGGCTCGCGATCACGCTGACGGTGCTGGGCTTCAACCTCCTCGGCGACGGCCTGCGCGAGGCGACCGACCCGACGCTGTCGCGCCACAGGGCGACCGCCCGCACGCACGTGCCGGGGGTGGTCGCATGA
- a CDS encoding M4 family metallopeptidase, which yields MTSALHGIIPPYLLARLAATEEPALARASAAAKATLLADRTVRPQRSRVRLSIEGDGTLVVENAPAADRTIYDAKTTEDLPGTRVRGEDDPASGDPAVDQAFDGLGATFDFYWEAYQRSGIDGAGAPLLATVHYGEDYDNAFWNGEQMVFGDGDGDVFTGFTSSLTVIAHELTHGVTEHEGGLEYQGQPGALNESLSDVFGALTEQYTKGQTADAADWLIGAGIFTPAVQGKALRSLKAPGTAYDDDVLGRDPQPAHMDDYVETTDDNGGVHINSGIPNHAFYLAATALGGNAWERAGLVWYRTITGDLSPTADFAAFAAATLAAASQEYGEDSEVVDAVRAGWTGVGVLEDESTDR from the coding sequence ATGACGAGCGCGCTGCATGGGATCATCCCCCCGTATCTCCTGGCCCGCCTGGCCGCCACCGAAGAGCCCGCGCTGGCACGCGCCTCGGCCGCCGCGAAGGCGACGCTCCTGGCCGACCGCACCGTCCGCCCGCAGCGCTCCCGCGTGCGCCTGTCCATCGAGGGCGACGGCACGCTGGTCGTCGAGAACGCCCCCGCCGCCGACCGCACGATCTACGACGCGAAGACCACCGAAGACCTGCCCGGCACCCGCGTGCGCGGGGAAGACGATCCCGCCTCGGGCGACCCCGCCGTCGACCAGGCGTTCGACGGCCTGGGCGCGACGTTCGACTTCTACTGGGAGGCCTACCAGCGCAGCGGCATCGACGGCGCCGGTGCCCCGCTCCTCGCCACCGTCCACTACGGCGAGGACTACGACAACGCGTTCTGGAACGGCGAGCAGATGGTGTTCGGCGACGGCGACGGCGACGTCTTCACCGGGTTCACCTCGTCGCTCACTGTCATCGCGCACGAGCTGACGCACGGTGTCACCGAGCACGAGGGCGGGCTCGAGTACCAGGGCCAGCCCGGCGCGCTCAACGAGTCGCTGTCCGACGTCTTCGGCGCGCTGACCGAGCAGTACACGAAGGGCCAGACGGCCGACGCCGCCGACTGGCTCATCGGTGCGGGCATCTTCACGCCGGCCGTGCAGGGGAAGGCCCTGCGCTCGCTGAAGGCCCCCGGCACGGCCTACGACGATGACGTCCTCGGGCGCGACCCGCAGCCCGCGCACATGGACGACTACGTCGAGACGACCGACGACAACGGCGGCGTGCACATCAACTCCGGCATCCCGAACCACGCGTTCTACCTGGCGGCCACGGCCCTCGGCGGCAACGCATGGGAGCGCGCCGGACTCGTCTGGTACCGCACGATCACCGGCGATCTGTCGCCCACCGCCGACTTCGCGGCGTTCGCGGCGGCCACCCTGGCCGCGGCGAGCCAGGAGTACGGTGAGGACTCGGAGGTCGTCGACGCCGTCCGCGCGGGGTGGACAGGAGTCGGCGTGCTGGAGGATGAGTCAACCGACCGCTGA
- a CDS encoding ABC transporter ATP-binding protein: MSDDVLLRGRGLGRTHRLPRASLFERPRTTVALEDADIDVRTGSAVGVIGESGSGKSTLIRLLLGLDTPTAGTVHFQGREVDAAASARSLHWLRRATGVVFQDPYASLDPRMSVGRIVGEPLWALGIDGDRRARVRETLEDVGLEADMAERFPHEFSGGQRQRIALARAIVHRPTLLVGDEPLSALDVTVRAQILALLGRLRQRDGMTLLLVSHDIGVVQNLCDDVLVLKDGRIVEEGPTEKVLLQPQAAYTRRLLASVPVIDPGSAGAS, encoded by the coding sequence ATGAGCGACGACGTGCTGCTGCGCGGCCGAGGGCTCGGGCGCACCCATCGCCTCCCCCGCGCCTCGCTGTTCGAGCGCCCCCGCACGACGGTCGCCCTGGAGGACGCCGACATCGACGTGCGCACCGGCTCCGCGGTCGGCGTCATCGGCGAGTCCGGTTCGGGCAAGTCCACCCTCATCCGCCTGCTGCTGGGCCTGGACACCCCGACGGCGGGCACCGTCCACTTCCAGGGCAGAGAGGTGGATGCCGCGGCCTCCGCCCGCTCCCTGCACTGGCTGCGACGGGCCACCGGTGTCGTGTTCCAGGATCCGTACGCCTCGCTCGACCCCCGCATGTCGGTCGGACGCATCGTCGGCGAGCCGCTGTGGGCCCTCGGGATCGACGGCGACCGTCGGGCGCGGGTGCGGGAGACCCTCGAGGACGTCGGACTCGAGGCCGACATGGCCGAGCGGTTCCCGCACGAGTTCTCCGGCGGTCAGCGTCAGCGCATCGCGCTCGCCCGGGCCATCGTGCACCGCCCCACGCTGCTGGTCGGCGACGAGCCGCTGTCGGCCCTGGACGTGACCGTCCGCGCGCAGATCCTCGCATTGCTCGGGCGGCTGCGCCAGCGCGACGGGATGACGCTCCTGCTGGTCTCGCACGACATCGGCGTGGTGCAGAACCTCTGCGACGACGTGCTCGTGCTCAAGGACGGCCGCATCGTCGAAGAGGGGCCGACCGAGAAGGTGCTGCTGCAGCCGCAGGCCGCCTACACGCGGCGCCTGCTGGCATCCGTCCCGGTCATCGATCCGGGCTCCGCGGGAGCCTCCTGA
- a CDS encoding ABC transporter ATP-binding protein has protein sequence MSLRVEGLTIDIDGRRVVDGVSFAVPDGARLGLIGESGSGKSLTALAILGLLPAGAEVGGSIRWNDRELIGMPDRELAQLRGDDIGIVFQEPRTALNPIRTVGRQIAESIRIHEKASRAEAKARAIGEAERVALPDPARIVDRYPHQLSGGQRQRVAIAMALACRPRLLIADEPTTALDVTIQDEILRLLLGLVEDSGMSLVFITHDLAVLSRIATHGVVLSDGRVVEDAPIGRLLTAPQSPVTQGLLRDATATVWRPEGTS, from the coding sequence ATGAGCCTCCGCGTGGAGGGCCTCACCATCGACATCGACGGCCGGCGGGTCGTGGACGGCGTGTCCTTCGCCGTGCCCGACGGCGCCCGCCTGGGCCTGATCGGCGAATCGGGATCGGGCAAGTCGCTCACGGCGCTGGCGATCCTCGGCCTGCTCCCCGCGGGCGCCGAGGTCGGCGGCAGCATCCGCTGGAACGACCGCGAGCTCATCGGCATGCCCGACCGCGAGCTGGCGCAGCTGCGCGGCGACGACATCGGCATCGTGTTCCAGGAGCCGCGCACCGCCCTCAACCCGATCCGCACGGTGGGCCGCCAGATCGCCGAGTCGATCCGCATCCATGAGAAAGCGAGCCGCGCCGAGGCGAAGGCCCGCGCGATCGGCGAGGCCGAGCGCGTCGCCCTGCCCGACCCGGCGCGCATCGTCGACCGCTACCCGCATCAGCTGTCCGGCGGTCAGCGTCAGCGGGTGGCCATCGCGATGGCCCTGGCGTGCCGTCCGCGCCTGCTCATCGCCGATGAGCCGACCACCGCGCTGGACGTCACCATCCAGGACGAGATCCTGCGACTCCTGCTCGGTCTCGTCGAGGACTCCGGCATGTCGCTCGTGTTCATCACCCACGACCTCGCGGTGCTGTCGCGCATCGCGACGCACGGTGTGGTGCTGTCCGACGGCCGCGTCGTCGAGGATGCGCCCATCGGCCGCCTTCTGACGGCACCGCAGTCGCCGGTCACGCAGGGGCTGCTGCGCGATGCCACGGCGACGGTGTGGCGACCGGAGGGCACCTCATGA
- a CDS encoding alpha/beta fold hydrolase, with protein MTDFDEFSFLPAQAADIGYDGALPHRERVELTLPDGRRLSAIRTTPADAPGAAPVVTLLHGAGLNAHTWDTTLLAMGLPALAIDLPGHGDSSWRDDAAYVARLLAADVAAGMDAWTDTPQLLVGQSLGGLTAAAVAASRPDLVSELVVIDITPGLDPDAGASQIRQFFAGPTDWASRDELVERALAFGLGGSRTAAERGVFLNSRVRPDGRVEWKHHFAHLAAAAAAAPAAPEPDAAPHPDAAPEPEAAASASAPHDAVSAVLGEAGWEDLAAVAAPVTLLRGDHGYVTEEDAAVFAARVPTASIETVVSGHNVQEELPVELGRRLRSLVRKD; from the coding sequence GTGACCGACTTCGACGAATTCTCCTTCCTGCCCGCCCAGGCCGCCGACATCGGCTACGACGGCGCGCTCCCCCACCGCGAGCGCGTCGAGCTGACCCTTCCGGACGGTCGCCGGCTGAGCGCCATCCGCACCACTCCGGCCGACGCACCCGGTGCCGCGCCCGTGGTGACGCTGCTGCACGGCGCGGGGCTGAACGCCCACACGTGGGACACCACGCTCCTCGCGATGGGGCTCCCCGCCCTGGCGATCGACCTCCCCGGGCACGGCGACTCCTCGTGGCGTGACGACGCCGCCTACGTCGCGCGACTCCTCGCCGCGGACGTCGCCGCGGGAATGGATGCCTGGACCGACACCCCGCAGCTCCTCGTCGGGCAGTCGCTGGGCGGCCTGACGGCGGCGGCGGTCGCGGCATCCCGCCCCGATCTCGTGAGCGAGCTCGTCGTCATCGACATCACCCCGGGCCTCGACCCCGATGCCGGCGCCTCCCAGATCCGGCAGTTCTTCGCCGGACCGACCGACTGGGCCAGCCGCGACGAGCTCGTCGAGCGCGCCCTGGCCTTCGGACTCGGGGGCTCGCGCACCGCCGCCGAGCGCGGCGTCTTCCTCAACTCCCGCGTGCGCCCCGACGGGCGGGTCGAGTGGAAGCACCACTTCGCCCACCTCGCCGCAGCCGCCGCGGCTGCGCCTGCCGCGCCGGAGCCGGATGCCGCGCCGCACCCGGATGCTGCGCCGGAGCCGGAGGCCGCGGCATCCGCCTCCGCGCCGCACGACGCCGTCTCGGCTGTCCTCGGAGAAGCCGGGTGGGAGGACCTCGCCGCCGTCGCGGCACCCGTCACACTCCTGCGGGGCGACCACGGCTACGTCACGGAAGAGGATGCCGCGGTCTTCGCCGCACGCGTCCCGACGGCATCGATCGAGACCGTCGTGTCGGGGCACAACGTGCAGGAGGAGCTGCCGGTCGAGCTCGGTCGTCGCCTGCGGAGCCTCGTCCGGAAGGATTGA
- a CDS encoding protealysin inhibitor emfourin, which translates to MSQPTADDADAAASALVVVTVVRTGGIAGMRKTWSAEPAPDEQEHWVMLIESCPWDESVGETRGADRYVWSISARCGEQHREADLPDQAVAGPWRTLVDEVRQVAKR; encoded by the coding sequence ATGAGTCAACCGACCGCTGATGATGCGGATGCCGCGGCATCCGCTCTCGTCGTCGTGACTGTCGTGCGCACCGGCGGCATCGCGGGCATGCGCAAGACGTGGAGCGCCGAGCCGGCGCCCGACGAACAGGAGCACTGGGTCATGCTGATCGAGAGCTGCCCCTGGGACGAGTCGGTGGGCGAGACCCGCGGCGCCGACCGCTACGTCTGGAGCATCAGCGCCCGCTGCGGCGAGCAGCACCGCGAGGCCGATCTGCCCGACCAGGCCGTCGCCGGGCCGTGGCGCACGCTCGTCGACGAGGTGCGGCAGGTCGCGAAGCGCTGA
- a CDS encoding GNAT family N-acetyltransferase — translation MLEEEYQKRRVLPRHLRKPPVEEAPFAYEIRVAREGDIPDIREIYNYYVTNSVVTFDEKRWTIAQWREKFAHLRKLSLPFLVAESPSGQILGYALVQPMSTKSAYRFSVENSIYLGHAAAGKGLGRALLEALIGECENAGIREIVAIISDKGAEASVALHERLGFVEVGRMGRVGFKFGRWLGTIYLQKHLKPKKQSRSLFGRRERGGEDGAGG, via the coding sequence ATGCTCGAGGAGGAATACCAGAAGCGGCGCGTGCTCCCGCGCCACCTGCGCAAGCCGCCGGTCGAGGAGGCGCCCTTCGCCTACGAGATCCGCGTCGCCCGAGAAGGCGACATCCCCGACATACGAGAGATCTACAACTACTACGTCACCAACTCCGTGGTGACCTTCGACGAGAAGCGGTGGACGATCGCGCAGTGGCGCGAGAAGTTCGCGCACCTGCGCAAGCTCAGTCTGCCGTTCCTCGTGGCGGAGTCGCCGTCAGGCCAGATCCTCGGCTACGCGCTCGTGCAGCCCATGTCGACCAAGTCGGCGTACCGGTTCAGCGTCGAGAACTCGATCTACCTCGGCCACGCCGCGGCGGGCAAGGGTCTCGGCCGTGCCCTCCTCGAGGCGCTCATCGGGGAGTGCGAGAACGCCGGAATCCGCGAGATCGTCGCGATCATCAGCGACAAGGGCGCGGAAGCCTCCGTCGCGCTGCACGAGCGCCTGGGCTTCGTCGAGGTCGGCCGCATGGGCCGCGTCGGGTTCAAGTTCGGCCGCTGGCTGGGCACGATTTACCTGCAGAAGCACCTGAAGCCGAAGAAGCAGTCGCGGTCGCTCTTCGGACGCCGCGAGCGCGGCGGCGAGGACGGCGCCGGGGGCTGA
- a CDS encoding ABC transporter substrate-binding protein, with the protein MRRRITLAAAALVTTSALLLTACTGSPSGETTTSAGPADSSATLRVGLVLEPSNLDIRHTSGAALEQVLIGNVYEGLVSRSQDNEVENALATDHTVSDDGLTYTFTLAQGVAFHSGDPLTVDDVVSSFTQVKDDETIIGHADFANVAGIAADGADKVVVTLTTPDQNFLFNLTGPAGLVVKAGDTTDLKTAENGTGPFTLTRWNQGDSLELARNDAYWGEPAGVASVVLQYIPDFTAGVNAALDGSLDVLTAVDPTLAPQLDGAQGFSLTTGKTTDKATLAFNNKKAPLDDKRVREALRLAINHDDLVTAVGAGQTLYGPIPELDPGYEDLSGTISYDPERAKELLAEAGAENLELTLTIPSFYGTTVPQVLVSDFEAVGVDLTVDAVEFSTWLQDVYTNRDYDLSFVLHVEPRDFGNFANPDYYFGYDNPDVQKLYQEALATVDPDESADLLAQAAKIVSEDSAADWLYNGATITAVQSTVSGFPVDSINSRIDLAGVTVSK; encoded by the coding sequence ATGCGTCGCCGCATCACCCTGGCCGCCGCCGCCCTCGTCACCACGAGCGCGCTGCTGCTGACCGCCTGCACCGGCAGCCCGTCGGGCGAGACCACGACGTCAGCAGGCCCCGCGGACTCCAGCGCCACCCTGCGGGTCGGCCTCGTGCTCGAGCCGTCGAACCTCGACATCCGCCACACCAGCGGCGCCGCCCTCGAGCAGGTGCTCATCGGCAACGTCTACGAGGGGCTCGTCAGCCGGTCGCAGGACAACGAGGTCGAGAACGCTCTCGCGACGGACCACACGGTCTCCGATGACGGCCTGACGTATACCTTCACCCTCGCGCAGGGCGTCGCGTTCCACAGCGGCGACCCCCTCACGGTCGACGACGTGGTCTCCTCCTTCACGCAGGTCAAGGACGACGAGACGATCATCGGCCACGCCGACTTCGCGAACGTCGCCGGCATCGCCGCCGACGGCGCCGACAAGGTCGTCGTGACCCTGACGACGCCCGACCAGAATTTCCTGTTCAACCTCACCGGTCCGGCCGGCCTCGTCGTCAAGGCGGGCGACACCACCGACCTCAAGACGGCCGAGAACGGCACCGGTCCCTTCACCCTCACGCGGTGGAACCAGGGCGACAGCCTCGAGCTCGCCCGCAACGACGCGTACTGGGGAGAGCCGGCGGGCGTGGCATCCGTCGTCCTGCAGTACATCCCCGACTTCACCGCCGGCGTCAACGCGGCGCTGGACGGCAGCCTCGACGTGCTCACCGCGGTCGACCCGACCCTCGCGCCGCAGCTCGACGGCGCGCAGGGCTTCAGCCTGACCACGGGCAAGACCACCGACAAGGCGACCCTGGCGTTCAACAACAAGAAGGCGCCGCTCGACGACAAGCGCGTGCGCGAGGCCCTGCGCCTGGCGATCAACCACGACGACCTCGTCACCGCGGTGGGCGCGGGCCAGACCCTGTACGGCCCGATCCCGGAGCTCGATCCCGGCTACGAGGACCTCTCGGGCACGATCTCGTACGACCCCGAGCGGGCCAAGGAGCTCCTCGCGGAGGCCGGCGCCGAGAACCTCGAGCTGACCCTGACGATCCCGTCCTTCTACGGCACCACCGTGCCGCAGGTGCTCGTGTCGGACTTCGAGGCCGTGGGCGTCGACCTGACCGTCGACGCGGTCGAGTTCTCGACCTGGCTGCAGGACGTCTACACGAACCGCGACTACGACCTCAGCTTCGTGCTGCACGTCGAGCCTCGCGACTTCGGCAACTTCGCCAACCCCGATTACTACTTCGGCTACGACAACCCCGACGTGCAGAAGCTGTACCAGGAGGCGCTCGCGACGGTCGACCCCGACGAGTCGGCCGACCTGCTCGCGCAGGCCGCGAAGATCGTGTCGGAGGACAGCGCAGCGGACTGGCTCTACAACGGCGCGACGATCACCGCGGTGCAGTCGACCGTCAGCGGCTTCCCCGTCGACTCGATCAACTCGCGCATCGACCTCGCCGGCGTCACCGTCTCGAAGTAG
- a CDS encoding ABC transporter permease, translating to MIRYALTRAALLLVGLFVASVLIFLSLRVLPGDIAQLIAGSEGTPAQVAAIRESLGLNEPAITQYFGWIGGVLSGDLGSSLLTGSSVAAELAQKAQVTVPLGILALTIALVISVPLGVLSALRRGRPGGTALSVASQALAAVPVVWAGMMLVVVFAVWLGWLPAQGFPRDGWADPGAALRALILPALTIGVVEGAMLLRFVRSATLQAIGQDYVRTAAAKGLTRTTALLRHGLPNVGLSVITVLGLQVAGIVVGAVVIEQLFTLPGIGRMLVTDVGNRDLPKVQGELLVLTGFVLLVGFVVDLLHRVIDPRQRES from the coding sequence GTGATCCGCTACGCGCTGACCCGGGCAGCCCTCCTCCTGGTGGGGCTGTTCGTGGCCAGCGTGCTGATCTTCCTGTCGCTGCGCGTGCTGCCGGGAGACATCGCCCAGCTGATCGCGGGCAGCGAGGGCACCCCCGCGCAGGTGGCCGCCATCCGCGAGAGCCTCGGGCTGAACGAACCGGCGATCACGCAGTACTTCGGCTGGATCGGCGGCGTGCTGAGCGGCGACCTGGGCAGCTCCCTGCTGACCGGCTCGTCGGTCGCGGCGGAGCTCGCCCAGAAGGCGCAGGTGACGGTGCCGCTGGGCATCCTCGCGCTCACCATCGCCCTCGTCATCAGCGTGCCGCTCGGCGTGCTGTCCGCCCTCCGCCGCGGCCGCCCCGGCGGCACGGCCCTCAGCGTGGCGTCGCAGGCGCTGGCCGCGGTGCCGGTCGTGTGGGCGGGAATGATGCTCGTCGTCGTCTTCGCCGTCTGGCTCGGCTGGCTGCCGGCGCAGGGCTTCCCCCGTGACGGGTGGGCCGATCCGGGCGCCGCCCTCCGCGCCCTCATCCTCCCCGCCCTCACGATCGGCGTCGTCGAGGGCGCGATGCTGCTGCGCTTCGTGCGCAGCGCCACCCTCCAAGCGATCGGCCAGGACTACGTGCGCACGGCGGCGGCGAAGGGCCTGACACGCACCACGGCCCTGCTGCGCCACGGTCTGCCGAACGTCGGGCTGTCCGTGATCACGGTGCTCGGACTGCAGGTCGCCGGCATCGTGGTCGGCGCCGTCGTGATCGAGCAGCTCTTCACGCTGCCGGGCATCGGACGCATGCTGGTGACCGACGTGGGCAACCGCGACCTCCCCAAGGTGCAGGGAGAGCTGCTCGTGCTCACCGGCTTCGTGCTGCTCGTCGGGTTCGTGGTCGATCTGCTCCACCGCGTCATCGACCCGCGCCAGAGGGAGTCGTGA